One genomic region from Spirosoma sp. KCTC 42546 encodes:
- a CDS encoding DUF1080 domain-containing protein — MKKNLLLSVFLMALAGQLLAQAPTVSIPPKGHPNSSGPGWRPLFASDLSDAGFPKGVWSIDDGGILTATADKAIWTAVPYDDFILDLLFKTADGTNSGVVVHASDTTNWIPNSVEIQIADDYAKQWAESPTNWQCGAFFGHQAAIKQQIVKKPDEWNRYTITCLGKMIYIVLNNQLVNTIDLSKFTSAKTNPDGSPVPEWLSKPPADLPLHGYIGLQGKHAGAPIYFRNLKIKPL; from the coding sequence ATGAAAAAAAACCTTTTGCTTTCTGTCTTTTTAATGGCCTTAGCCGGTCAGTTATTAGCCCAAGCGCCAACAGTCAGTATACCTCCCAAAGGCCATCCTAACTCCAGCGGGCCCGGCTGGAGACCGCTCTTCGCCAGTGATCTCTCGGATGCTGGTTTTCCAAAAGGCGTTTGGAGCATTGATGATGGCGGTATTCTGACCGCTACTGCCGATAAAGCCATCTGGACAGCTGTGCCTTATGACGATTTCATATTGGATTTACTATTCAAAACCGCCGACGGCACCAATAGTGGCGTGGTGGTTCATGCCAGCGATACCACTAACTGGATTCCAAACTCCGTGGAGATCCAGATTGCCGACGATTATGCCAAACAGTGGGCCGAATCGCCAACAAACTGGCAGTGCGGTGCTTTTTTTGGCCATCAGGCCGCTATCAAACAGCAAATAGTTAAAAAGCCCGACGAATGGAACCGGTATACCATCACCTGCCTGGGAAAAATGATTTACATCGTTCTCAATAACCAGTTAGTGAATACGATAGACCTGTCGAAATTCACGTCTGCCAAAACTAATCCCGATGGGTCGCCTGTGCCTGAATGGCTCAGCAAACCACCCGCTGATCTGCCCCTCCATGGCTATATCGGCTTACAGGGTAAGCATGCCGGTGCTCCCATCTACTTCCGCAATCTGAAGATTAAACCGTTATAA